In Jeotgalibaca arthritidis, a single genomic region encodes these proteins:
- a CDS encoding lysophospholipid acyltransferase family protein translates to MFYNCVVRIVGFVVWLLNGKTDVQNKEKLPKAETYILAAPHRSWLDPIFIAVAAYPHVYSTMAKQELFKKGFINWFLRKMHAFPVNRENPGPSALKQPVNILKEGERNIFIFSTGSRYDNEVKGGTSAMARLAKVPIVPVVFQGPFSLKALIKRENAFVRFGDPIRLPEGKRISKDELAAIDQALMDSFDRLDNEVNPNFKYDYTKKQSS, encoded by the coding sequence TTGTTTTACAATTGTGTTGTTCGAATCGTCGGATTTGTTGTCTGGCTATTAAATGGCAAGACTGACGTTCAGAATAAAGAAAAGTTACCAAAAGCTGAAACATATATTTTAGCGGCACCACACCGGAGTTGGCTTGATCCCATTTTTATAGCTGTGGCAGCCTATCCCCATGTATACTCTACTATGGCTAAACAAGAGCTATTTAAAAAAGGCTTCATTAATTGGTTTTTAAGAAAAATGCACGCCTTTCCTGTTAACCGTGAAAATCCAGGTCCTAGCGCCTTAAAACAACCCGTTAACATTTTAAAAGAAGGCGAACGTAATATTTTTATTTTCTCTACTGGTTCTCGCTATGATAATGAAGTTAAAGGCGGTACGTCCGCTATGGCTCGCTTAGCCAAAGTTCCGATTGTACCGGTCGTTTTCCAAGGACCGTTTTCTTTAAAAGCTTTAATTAAAAGAGAAAATGCTTTTGTTCGTTTTGGTGATCCGATTCGTTTACCGGAAGGCAAACGAATTAGCAAAGATGAATTAGCAGCTATCGATCAAGCTTTAATGGATTCATTTGATCGTTTAGACAATGAAGTCAATCCTAATTTTAAATATGACTATACAAAAAAACAGAGCTCCTAA
- a CDS encoding isoprenyl transferase, producing the protein MAFFEKSTETPFNEKGQIPNHIAIIMDGNGRWAKKRMMPRVFGHKEGMNTVKKIAVHANQLGVKVLTLYAFSTENWKRPNDEVSFLMNLPIDFFDVFMPELIANNIKVHAIGWIDLLPEKTKAVVEKAMEETKHNTGLILNFAFNYGSRHEMLEMVQKAVEQAQNGNLSKDDITEEYISDNLFTGPLGEFKDPELLIRTSGEIRISNFLLWQIAYSELYFTDVLWPDFSTDALNEAIGEYQKRNRRFGGL; encoded by the coding sequence ATGGCTTTTTTTGAAAAATCAACAGAAACACCATTTAATGAAAAGGGTCAAATACCCAACCATATCGCTATTATCATGGATGGTAATGGTCGATGGGCAAAAAAAAGAATGATGCCTCGTGTATTCGGACATAAAGAGGGTATGAATACTGTTAAAAAAATTGCGGTTCATGCTAATCAATTAGGAGTTAAAGTTCTAACGCTTTATGCATTCTCAACTGAAAATTGGAAAAGACCCAATGATGAAGTGTCTTTTTTAATGAATCTACCCATCGATTTTTTTGATGTATTTATGCCTGAATTGATTGCTAATAATATCAAAGTTCATGCAATTGGATGGATTGATCTGCTGCCGGAGAAAACAAAAGCAGTTGTAGAAAAAGCAATGGAGGAAACAAAGCATAATACTGGCCTAATTTTGAACTTTGCTTTCAATTATGGCTCGCGTCATGAAATGCTAGAAATGGTACAGAAAGCTGTGGAGCAAGCGCAAAACGGTAACCTTTCTAAAGATGATATTACAGAAGAGTATATTTCTGACAACCTATTTACGGGTCCTCTAGGAGAATTTAAAGATCCAGAGTTACTCATCCGTACAAGTGGTGAAATTAGAATTAGTAACTTTTTATTATGGCAAATCGCATACAGTGAACTTTATTTCACAGATGTTTTATGGCCTGATTTCTCAACAGATGCTTTAAATGAAGCGATCGGAGAATATCAAAAGAGAAACCGTCGCTTTGGCGGTCTATGA
- the frr gene encoding ribosome recycling factor, which produces MKDILKNTEDRMKKAEEALERELGSIRAGVANASLLDRIEVEYYGVPTPVNQLASITVPEARMLAITPYDKSSLGDIERAIHQSDLGISPTNDGTLIRLVIPALTEERRKDLAKLVGKDTENAKVAVRNIRRDAMDALKKAEKNSEITEDELRTNEKKVQELTDNSTKRIDDIAAKKEKELLDV; this is translated from the coding sequence ATGAAAGATATTTTAAAAAATACGGAAGACCGTATGAAAAAAGCAGAAGAAGCATTAGAAAGAGAACTAGGTTCAATTCGTGCAGGTGTTGCAAACGCAAGTCTACTGGATCGAATTGAAGTTGAATACTACGGTGTGCCAACGCCGGTTAATCAACTTGCATCAATTACAGTGCCTGAAGCGCGTATGCTAGCAATCACACCTTACGACAAATCAAGCCTTGGAGATATTGAACGTGCGATTCACCAAAGCGATCTAGGAATCAGCCCAACAAATGATGGAACACTCATTCGTCTTGTGATTCCAGCATTGACAGAGGAACGTCGTAAAGACTTAGCAAAATTAGTAGGAAAAGATACTGAGAATGCTAAAGTTGCTGTTCGTAACATCCGTCGTGACGCTATGGACGCTTTGAAAAAAGCTGAGAAAAACAGCGAAATTACAGAAGATGAATTACGTACAAACGAGAAAAAAGTTCAAGAACTAACGGACAACAGTACAAAACGTATTGATGACATTGCAGCTAAGAAAGAAAAAGAATTGTTGGATGTTTAA
- a CDS encoding YneF family protein produces the protein MSTSAWIFIVILGVLLGAVGGFFLARRYMMNYFAENPPISEDMLRNMMMQMGQKPSERKVKQIMASMKVQNKKAKKK, from the coding sequence TTGAGTACAAGTGCATGGATTTTTATTGTTATTTTAGGGGTACTTTTAGGAGCAGTAGGTGGCTTCTTTTTGGCACGTCGTTATATGATGAATTATTTTGCTGAAAACCCACCTATTTCAGAAGATATGTTACGCAACATGATGATGCAAATGGGTCAAAAACCATCAGAACGCAAAGTGAAACAAATTATGGCTTCTATGAAAGTTCAAAACAAGAAAGCTAAAAAGAAATAA
- the rpsB gene encoding 30S ribosomal protein S2 has translation MAVISMKQLLEAGVHFGHQTRRWNPKMKQYIFTERNGIYIIDLQKTVKLVDNAYNYMREVAEDGGVALFVGTKKQAQEAIKDEAIRSGQYFVNHRWLGGTLTNWDTIQKRIKRLKDIERMSEDGTFELLPKKEVGILRKEHERLEKFLGGIKDMPRIPDVMFIVDPRKERIAVQEAHKLNIPIVAMVDTNCDPDEIDVVIPSNDDAIRAVKLITAKMADAFIEGNQGADQAVEEAFSTEEEATSLEEIVEVVEGNNENA, from the coding sequence ATGGCAGTAATTTCAATGAAACAATTGCTAGAAGCTGGTGTTCACTTCGGTCATCAAACACGCCGTTGGAACCCAAAAATGAAACAATACATCTTTACAGAAAGAAACGGTATCTACATTATCGACTTACAAAAAACAGTTAAGTTAGTAGATAACGCATACAACTACATGCGTGAAGTCGCTGAAGATGGCGGCGTTGCTCTTTTTGTAGGAACAAAAAAACAAGCTCAAGAAGCTATTAAAGATGAAGCTATCCGTTCAGGACAATACTTCGTTAACCACCGTTGGTTAGGTGGAACATTGACTAACTGGGATACAATCCAAAAACGTATCAAACGTCTAAAAGACATCGAAAGAATGTCTGAAGATGGTACTTTCGAACTTCTACCTAAAAAAGAAGTTGGTATCTTACGTAAAGAACACGAACGTCTTGAAAAATTCCTAGGCGGTATCAAAGATATGCCAAGAATTCCAGATGTAATGTTCATCGTTGACCCAAGAAAAGAAAGAATCGCTGTTCAAGAAGCTCATAAATTGAACATTCCTATCGTTGCTATGGTTGATACAAACTGTGACCCAGATGAAATCGATGTAGTTATTCCATCAAACGACGACGCTATTCGTGCCGTTAAGCTAATCACTGCTAAAATGGCAGATGCTTTCATCGAAGGTAACCAAGGTGCTGACCAAGCAGTTGAAGAAGCTTTCTCAACTGAAGAAGAAGCAACATCATTAGAAGAAATCGTTGAAGTTGTTGAAGGAAACAACGAAAACGCATAA
- the tsf gene encoding translation elongation factor Ts yields the protein MAQVTAKMVKELRDMTGVGMMDAKKALVAVDGDMDQAVDYLRENGMAKAAKKADRIAAEGLANVYVSGNTAVVVEINAETDFVAKNDQFQKLVQDVTTLIADNKPANVEEALNLSTEEGTLSDTIATATSVIGEKISLRRFEIVEKTDSQSFGAYSHQGGRIVVLSVLEGADEETAKDISMHVAAINPKYVSREEVSSEELEHEKKVLTEQALNEGKPANIVEKMIVGRLNKFLSEISLNDQSFVKDPDMTVSKFAESKGGSVKSFIRFEVGEGIEKRQENFAEEVMSQIKK from the coding sequence ATGGCACAAGTTACCGCAAAAATGGTAAAAGAATTACGTGATATGACAGGCGTTGGTATGATGGACGCTAAAAAAGCTTTAGTAGCTGTTGATGGAGATATGGATCAAGCAGTAGACTACTTAAGAGAAAACGGTATGGCTAAAGCAGCTAAAAAAGCTGACCGTATCGCAGCAGAAGGGTTAGCAAACGTTTATGTATCTGGCAACACAGCAGTTGTTGTAGAAATTAACGCTGAAACTGACTTCGTTGCTAAAAACGATCAATTCCAAAAATTAGTTCAAGACGTAACAACACTTATCGCAGACAACAAACCAGCTAACGTTGAAGAAGCATTAAACTTATCAACTGAAGAAGGTACATTAAGCGACACAATCGCTACTGCAACATCAGTTATCGGAGAAAAAATTTCTCTACGTCGTTTTGAAATCGTTGAGAAAACTGATTCTCAATCTTTCGGAGCATACTCTCACCAAGGTGGACGTATCGTTGTTCTTTCTGTACTAGAAGGCGCTGACGAAGAAACTGCTAAAGACATTTCAATGCACGTTGCAGCAATCAATCCTAAATACGTTTCTCGTGAAGAAGTTTCTTCAGAAGAATTAGAACATGAGAAAAAAGTTCTAACTGAACAAGCTCTAAACGAAGGAAAACCTGCTAACATCGTAGAAAAAATGATCGTAGGACGTTTGAACAAATTCTTGAGCGAAATCTCATTGAATGACCAATCATTCGTTAAAGATCCAGATATGACTGTTTCTAAATTTGCAGAATCTAAAGGTGGTTCTGTGAAATCATTCATCCGCTTCGAAGTGGGCGAAGGTATTGAGAAACGTCAAGAAAACTTTGCTGAAGAAGTTATGAGTCAAATTAAAAAATAA
- a CDS encoding ABC transporter ATP-binding protein: MQIFKKLKWFFKQEWRSYIVGVFFLIVVALIQVVSPRIVGNIIDDINEQLLTPRSLMIQAGIILLCGISQYIFRYIWRMEIWGTSAKLEKILRTRLFNHFTKMDAEFFQKYRTGDLMAHATNDLNAIRMVAGAGILTLADSISSGGITFLTMLLTVNWKLTLIAMIPVPALTLVSRILGKKIHRTFRKAQASFSALNDKTQESVTGVKVIKTFGEEKEDIADFEAKTRDVVLKNKEVYAIDSMFRPVVIFVMGISYALSLIFGAYFIQNGEMTIGNLVTFFSYIALMRWPMLAVGRLLNVLERGSASYSRIDELLQEQSRIIEPKHAITQPLDGDLDIAIQSFQYSDSEQISLKDIAVHLPKGHTLGIVGRTGSGKSSLFSLLLREYDHYDGTISYNGINIKDYSLDSLLSGIGYVPQDNFLFSTNVTDNIRFANPAYSDEEVYEAARITAIHDDILGFPNGYETLVGERGVSLSGGQKQRISIARAVITQPELLILDDSLSAVDAKTEERILSQLKEKRKNQTTIIAAHRISSVMHADEIIVLDNGTIVERGNHDQLMQNQGWYRRMYEKQQLESKLEGEK, from the coding sequence GTGCAAATCTTTAAAAAATTAAAGTGGTTCTTCAAGCAAGAATGGCGTTCTTATATAGTGGGGGTCTTTTTCTTAATTGTTGTAGCCCTGATACAAGTTGTTTCACCCCGAATAGTCGGAAATATTATTGATGATATTAATGAGCAATTGTTAACACCTAGAAGTTTAATGATTCAAGCAGGGATTATCCTATTATGTGGCATTAGTCAGTATATTTTTCGTTACATTTGGCGCATGGAGATTTGGGGAACGTCTGCTAAACTTGAAAAAATACTTCGAACACGATTATTTAATCATTTTACAAAGATGGATGCCGAATTTTTTCAAAAGTATCGTACAGGAGATTTAATGGCTCACGCCACTAATGATTTGAATGCCATTCGTATGGTTGCTGGTGCAGGAATTCTGACACTAGCTGACTCGATCTCATCAGGTGGGATTACGTTTTTAACAATGTTGCTAACCGTAAACTGGAAATTAACATTAATTGCCATGATACCAGTGCCAGCTTTAACACTCGTTTCAAGAATTTTAGGGAAGAAAATTCATCGTACCTTTAGGAAAGCACAAGCATCCTTTTCAGCCTTGAATGATAAGACACAAGAAAGTGTTACGGGAGTAAAGGTGATTAAAACATTTGGCGAGGAAAAGGAAGATATTGCTGATTTTGAAGCGAAGACTCGTGACGTTGTTTTAAAAAACAAAGAGGTCTATGCCATTGATTCGATGTTCAGACCGGTTGTTATTTTTGTTATGGGTATTTCATATGCCCTATCTTTGATTTTTGGTGCTTACTTTATTCAAAATGGCGAAATGACTATTGGTAACCTCGTAACATTCTTTAGCTACATTGCTCTAATGAGATGGCCAATGCTTGCTGTCGGTCGATTATTGAATGTTTTAGAGCGAGGTAGCGCTAGTTACAGCCGTATCGATGAACTGCTTCAAGAACAATCACGCATTATTGAACCCAAGCATGCGATTACTCAGCCACTAGATGGTGATTTAGATATTGCGATTCAATCATTCCAATATAGCGATTCAGAACAAATCTCCCTTAAGGATATTGCTGTCCATCTTCCAAAAGGACACACATTAGGTATTGTCGGTCGAACCGGATCAGGAAAAAGTAGCCTATTTAGTTTGTTGCTAAGAGAATATGATCATTATGATGGCACCATTAGCTACAATGGTATTAATATTAAAGATTATAGCTTGGATAGTCTGCTAAGTGGTATTGGTTATGTGCCACAAGATAACTTTCTTTTTTCAACAAATGTAACGGATAATATTCGATTCGCCAATCCAGCTTATTCAGACGAAGAGGTTTACGAAGCAGCTCGAATTACAGCGATTCATGATGATATTCTCGGTTTTCCAAATGGTTACGAGACATTGGTAGGGGAACGTGGTGTGTCACTTTCTGGTGGTCAAAAGCAACGGATTTCGATTGCTCGCGCCGTGATTACACAGCCAGAATTATTGATTTTAGACGACTCCTTATCAGCTGTTGACGCAAAAACAGAGGAACGAATTTTAAGTCAGTTGAAAGAGAAGCGGAAGAATCAAACGACTATTATCGCAGCTCATCGTATTTCGAGTGTGATGCACGCTGACGAAATCATCGTTCTAGATAATGGCACCATTGTGGAACGTGGAAATCATGACCAATTAATGCAAAACCAAGGCTGGTATCGTCGAATGTATGAGAAACAGCAATTGGAAAGCAAGTTAGAAGGTGAGAAATAA
- the pyrH gene encoding UMP kinase, producing the protein MVEPKYKRVILKLSGEALAGEVGFGINPPVIKEVVKEIKEIHALGVEIAIIVGGGNIWRGTTGAEMGMERAQADYMGMLATVMNSLALQDVLENEGVPTRVQTSIEMRQVAEPYIRRKAVRHLEKGRIVIFAGGTGNPYFSTDTTAALRAAEIEADVILMAKNNVDGVYSADPMKDSSAVKFTELTHLDVISKGLQVMDSTASSLSMDNDIPLVVFNLNTPGNIRRVIMGEEIGTTVRGNK; encoded by the coding sequence ATGGTTGAACCTAAATATAAACGCGTTATATTGAAGTTGAGTGGTGAAGCTCTTGCCGGAGAAGTTGGCTTTGGAATTAACCCACCTGTTATCAAAGAAGTTGTTAAAGAAATTAAAGAAATTCATGCCTTAGGAGTAGAAATTGCCATTATTGTTGGTGGTGGAAATATTTGGCGTGGTACAACTGGCGCTGAAATGGGAATGGAACGTGCTCAAGCTGATTATATGGGAATGTTAGCAACTGTTATGAACTCTTTAGCATTACAAGATGTTCTTGAAAATGAAGGAGTTCCAACACGCGTTCAAACATCTATTGAAATGAGACAAGTTGCAGAGCCTTATATTCGTAGAAAAGCAGTTCGACACCTCGAAAAAGGTCGTATTGTTATTTTTGCAGGTGGTACTGGCAACCCATACTTCTCAACAGATACGACAGCAGCATTGCGTGCAGCAGAAATCGAAGCAGATGTCATTTTAATGGCAAAAAACAATGTAGATGGCGTTTATTCAGCAGATCCAATGAAAGATAGTTCAGCAGTTAAGTTTACTGAATTGACACATCTTGATGTCATTTCAAAAGGATTGCAAGTTATGGATTCAACCGCAAGTTCACTAAGTATGGATAATGATATTCCATTAGTTGTTTTTAATTTAAATACTCCAGGAAATATCCGTCGTGTTATAATGGGAGAAGAAATTGGTACAACTGTTAGGGGGAACAAATAA
- a CDS encoding adenine phosphoribosyltransferase, translating to MDFKKYIADVKDFPEEGIIFRDISPLMQDGDAYAAAIAKIVEYAKDKGVDKVVGPEARGFMVGCPVAVGLNCGFAMARKKGKLPRETVEIAYGLEYGEAVLQLHKDAVLPGEKVLICDDLLATGGTTLATVELIEKLGGEVVGLAFLIELLDLNGRDKISGYDIFNLMEY from the coding sequence ATGGATTTTAAAAAGTATATTGCTGATGTGAAAGATTTTCCAGAAGAAGGAATTATTTTTAGAGATATTTCACCATTAATGCAAGACGGCGATGCTTATGCGGCTGCAATTGCTAAAATTGTAGAATATGCAAAAGATAAAGGTGTCGATAAGGTTGTTGGACCTGAAGCAAGAGGGTTTATGGTAGGTTGTCCAGTTGCAGTAGGATTAAATTGTGGTTTTGCAATGGCTCGTAAAAAAGGTAAATTGCCTCGTGAAACAGTAGAAATCGCTTACGGTTTAGAATACGGTGAGGCTGTTCTTCAATTACATAAAGATGCTGTTTTACCTGGTGAAAAAGTATTAATCTGTGATGATTTACTAGCAACTGGTGGAACAACATTAGCAACAGTTGAATTAATTGAAAAATTAGGTGGCGAAGTCGTTGGTTTAGCATTCTTAATTGAATTGTTGGATCTAAACGGAAGAGATAAAATCTCTGGCTACGACATTTTTAACTTAATGGAATACTAA
- a CDS encoding ABC transporter ATP-binding protein: MEQSVWSKTIPVKEQVRVVKRIVAYALPFKAPFIWSFIFGVGLAITDVVSPRIIQVFLDNYVTQGEATISIAIQFSLLYMLSIIISMLTMYFQNYLFSVASEKTVENIRNQLFRKVNQLGMRYFDQTPAGSIVSRVTNDTETIKDFWAVFLALAEGLLSIVTVFIAMWVLDVKITLTFLYFLPVMALMVWFYQRVSTRVYRTMREKLSELNTKLNENILGMSIIQQFRQEKRLQKEFSDVNEEYARGRIAMVRMNALLLNPFISLLQAIALTVVLYLFGEQSFDQFVEIGVIYSFTSYINNFFRPLGMMMDNLSVFQDGIVSSYRVIRVLDHDELVPQQNEEADLAITKGKIEFKNVTFAYDNEHNVLKNISFTANPGETVALIGHTGSGKSSIINVLMRFYEFYEGDILIDGQSIKKYPIEEIRRQMGLVLQDSFLFYGDVSRNIRLMNDELDDVAIQDAAEFVHANHFIEQFPEQYHAKVIERGASYSSGERQLISFARTIIRDPKILVLDEATANIDTETELLIQESMNKMRKGRTTIAIAHRLSTIRDADLILVLDKGEIIERGKHDDLIAKKGIYYDMYQLQSMSD, from the coding sequence ATGGAACAATCAGTTTGGTCTAAAACCATTCCGGTCAAAGAACAAGTTCGAGTTGTTAAACGAATTGTAGCTTATGCGTTACCTTTTAAAGCACCATTTATTTGGTCCTTTATTTTTGGTGTCGGACTAGCTATAACCGATGTTGTCTCCCCTAGGATTATTCAAGTATTTCTCGATAACTATGTCACTCAAGGGGAAGCAACCATTTCGATTGCGATTCAATTTTCACTATTGTACATGTTATCCATTATCATCAGCATGCTTACGATGTATTTTCAGAATTATCTATTTAGCGTGGCGTCCGAAAAAACAGTCGAGAATATTCGTAATCAACTGTTTAGAAAAGTTAATCAACTCGGCATGCGGTATTTCGATCAAACACCGGCCGGTTCAATTGTGTCTCGTGTGACAAATGACACGGAAACCATTAAAGATTTTTGGGCTGTCTTCTTGGCTCTAGCAGAGGGACTGCTGAGCATCGTAACAGTTTTTATTGCAATGTGGGTATTAGATGTAAAAATCACCTTAACCTTTCTTTATTTCTTGCCTGTTATGGCCTTAATGGTATGGTTTTACCAACGTGTCAGTACTCGCGTATACCGCACAATGAGAGAAAAGCTAAGTGAACTAAACACAAAATTGAATGAGAATATACTAGGGATGTCTATTATTCAACAGTTCCGCCAAGAAAAAAGACTGCAAAAGGAATTTAGTGATGTTAACGAAGAGTATGCGCGTGGCAGAATAGCCATGGTTAGGATGAATGCCTTGCTTCTTAATCCCTTTATCAGTTTGTTACAAGCCATTGCATTGACGGTTGTGTTGTATTTGTTTGGTGAACAGTCATTTGACCAATTTGTGGAGATAGGGGTTATTTATTCCTTTACTAGCTACATTAACAACTTCTTTAGACCACTTGGAATGATGATGGACAACTTGAGTGTTTTTCAAGACGGGATTGTGTCAAGCTATCGTGTCATCCGTGTACTCGATCATGATGAACTAGTCCCTCAACAAAATGAAGAAGCTGATTTAGCTATTACAAAAGGTAAAATTGAGTTTAAAAATGTGACATTCGCCTATGATAACGAACATAACGTTTTGAAAAACATTAGTTTTACTGCTAATCCTGGCGAAACGGTTGCTTTGATTGGACATACAGGTAGTGGTAAAAGTTCTATTATTAATGTCCTAATGCGTTTTTATGAGTTTTACGAAGGGGATATACTGATTGATGGACAATCAATTAAAAAATATCCAATCGAGGAAATTAGAAGACAGATGGGGCTTGTTCTACAAGATTCATTCTTGTTTTATGGTGATGTTAGCCGTAATATCCGTCTCATGAATGATGAATTAGATGACGTAGCTATTCAGGATGCTGCAGAATTTGTTCACGCCAATCATTTTATCGAGCAATTCCCTGAGCAATACCACGCAAAGGTTATTGAGAGAGGGGCTTCTTACTCAAGTGGGGAACGCCAACTGATTTCTTTTGCACGGACGATTATCCGCGACCCTAAGATTTTAGTTTTAGATGAAGCGACTGCTAATATTGATACGGAAACAGAATTGTTAATTCAAGAGAGTATGAATAAAATGCGAAAAGGGCGTACAACGATTGCGATTGCCCATCGTTTATCAACGATTCGTGATGCTGACCTCATCTTAGTTCTTGATAAGGGTGAGATTATCGAACGTGGTAAACACGATGATTTGATTGCTAAAAAAGGCATTTACTACGATATGTACCAACTACAATCAATGTCAGATTAA
- the lexA gene encoding transcriptional repressor LexA, protein MTKGRDSRQMNVLHFIYTEVQQKGYPPTVREIGNAVNLSSTSTVHGHLARLEKAGYIYRDPTKPRAIEVTELGLQQLGIKSDQMPLLGVVTAGEPILAVEEATDFFPIPPNLKNSSDDLFMLTIRGNSMINAGIYNNDAVIVRKQASAENGDIVIAITEDEEATCKRFYKETDHYRLQPENDELEPIILDYVQILGKVVGLYRTHIS, encoded by the coding sequence ATGACTAAAGGTAGAGACTCAAGACAAATGAACGTTTTGCATTTCATCTATACGGAAGTTCAGCAAAAAGGTTATCCACCAACGGTAAGAGAAATTGGTAATGCCGTAAACCTATCATCTACCTCAACCGTTCATGGCCATTTGGCTCGATTAGAAAAAGCAGGATACATCTATCGAGACCCGACTAAACCAAGAGCTATTGAGGTCACTGAATTAGGTTTACAACAATTAGGAATCAAGAGCGATCAAATGCCATTACTAGGTGTAGTCACAGCTGGTGAGCCAATCTTGGCGGTTGAAGAAGCAACAGACTTCTTCCCTATTCCACCCAACTTAAAAAATAGTTCGGATGACTTATTTATGCTAACCATCCGAGGAAACAGCATGATTAACGCAGGCATCTACAATAACGATGCGGTTATTGTTCGAAAACAAGCTTCTGCTGAAAATGGCGATATTGTGATTGCTATTACAGAGGATGAGGAAGCAACCTGTAAACGATTCTACAAAGAAACAGATCATTATCGTTTGCAGCCAGAAAATGACGAACTTGAACCGATTATTTTGGACTATGTACAAATATTAGGTAAAGTTGTCGGCTTATACAGAACTCATATCAGTTAA
- a CDS encoding phosphatidate cytidylyltransferase: MKTRTITGLVALLVLLPIVWYGSWPLVLGTAAMGVIGVSEMFAMKKKNFWSLTGILTSLATVMIIVPTTYLSFLPQGIDITTVFFLFAMTLLVMTVLSKNDFTFDDAGVFLLAAIYIGTGFHYFLQTALFSFRMVLFVLLLIWATDIGAYLVGKQFGKTKLAPVISPNKTIEGSLGGMVLSVICGMLFIQWYNPLNLSIPMVILLAVLTSIVGQLGDLTESAYKRYFGVKDSGKILPGHGGILDRFDSMLFVMPLFQLVLAIFNIN, from the coding sequence ATGAAAACTAGAACAATTACGGGCCTCGTCGCCTTGTTGGTCTTGTTGCCAATTGTTTGGTATGGTTCGTGGCCATTAGTTCTCGGAACAGCTGCAATGGGCGTTATCGGCGTTTCAGAAATGTTCGCAATGAAGAAAAAGAATTTTTGGAGTTTAACAGGAATATTGACATCCTTGGCGACAGTGATGATCATTGTACCAACGACTTATTTATCGTTTTTACCACAAGGGATTGACATTACGACTGTATTTTTCCTGTTTGCAATGACGTTATTAGTGATGACTGTTTTATCAAAGAACGATTTTACCTTTGATGATGCAGGGGTCTTTTTACTAGCTGCAATCTATATTGGAACAGGCTTCCATTATTTTCTACAGACAGCATTATTTAGTTTCAGAATGGTCTTATTTGTATTACTATTAATCTGGGCAACAGATATCGGAGCCTATTTAGTTGGAAAACAATTTGGAAAAACAAAATTAGCACCGGTTATTAGTCCTAATAAAACAATTGAAGGTTCTCTTGGAGGAATGGTACTATCAGTTATTTGTGGTATGCTGTTTATTCAATGGTATAACCCTTTGAATTTATCAATCCCCATGGTTATATTACTTGCAGTATTAACATCTATTGTCGGCCAATTAGGTGATTTAACAGAATCAGCTTATAAACGTTATTTTGGCGTAAAAGACTCTGGTAAAATCTTACCCGGCCACGGCGGTATTTTAGACCGTTTTGACAGTATGTTATTCGTTATGCCACTCTTTCAACTCGTGCTAGCAATTTTTAATATCAACTAA